In Mangifera indica cultivar Alphonso chromosome 7, CATAS_Mindica_2.1, whole genome shotgun sequence, the genomic window GCATCACCCAGTACTGAGAAAAACAATGACTAACTCAGAAATCACCTTACTAATTGGAGAACAAACCTCATATAATTTAAGACAAATAATAATACTTCAATATTATTATAGTTAATAAATTACCTTATTTGTTATATTTCGTATGTCTTTGTCATTACACTTGGAATTGTACTTCTCATGAGTGTTTCCAAACATCATATGATTTCTTCCCAAGCTTTTTGTCCTTCGATAGAAAGTTTCACCCTGGGACATGTCTCTGGTATGCCTTTGCCATGGGAATGCCTCCCATGTATATTCATCATGATCTTCACTGCAAATGACAGAAGTATCATTAATTACCAACAAATTCAACTGGTAAAATGGTGATGATTTGCAACAAACATAGCAATCCAGAGGTGATAACTCATAGATATAAGAGGCAAATACGAGGTTGAGCCACTACAAGATAAAAGGATTTGGCAAAACTGCAGAAAGCAATCATGATCTTCAAGTATAATTACAACATAAATTGATTgaaactttttctttcatttggaTAACCTAGAATAACCTAAAAtcttcaaaaagagaaaaatctcTAGCCATTTTGCCAGACAGGTGGCTCTGAAAAATCTTCCCAGGCCTTGTTGACTGTGGTAATAAGAGCAAAAGCAAAGAACAAGCTTAACAACCGAATGTCTCCACAAGTCACTTACTACAACTTACCCAAACCAAAGGTAATAAACCTTTAAACATCAACAAGGTGTCTACTGCACAAATAGCTACACTGATATGTCGCATACAATTTTACTAGTGAAGCCACCCCACATTGtcagaaaaaaaagaatgtaAAGATTTCAGGATGGCTCACTCACTCATAATGATTGGAGGTGCTGCAACTCATTCCTTCAATCCAGCAATTTCCCATTCCCATTTCCTCCCCACTAGGCCGGCAAGCAGTAGCCGAAAACCTCTGAATCCTATCAATAGTCCTCATACTAGGCAACTTATCAAAACCAAGCGGCTCCTCCATACTCGACATGGTTGTTGAAAGATACGCTGCAACATGAACAAGACATAATCACACACAACCACCACAAACGGATGTAAAAAGATAGAATGACAACAAGCATAACAAAGAACTcacacacaatcatataaatcaAAAGCACCAAATTCCATTTCCAGCATAATTAACCAATCAATAACTCAAAAAATCAACAATTGTCATAGAAAACtaggcaatttaaaaaaaaaaaaaacagaacaaacaAGTTAATTTCAAACTGATATTCTAgttaactttttcttcttttccctcGGTTTCTCGGCAACCAAACAAAACAGAGGAAATATCAACCAAAATCGAAcattaaaaatgttgaaaaagagaagaaaacgaACCGAGGTGAGGAGATGGTTAGGGTTTCTGAGAATAGAAAAGGAGTTAAAATAGGAAGGTTAGATAGACAGATGAAAAAGGAGGAAACGTGAAGGAGTAGTTGTAGGTGTCAaagagagtttttttttttttttttttggggttattTTTGCGtaataatttaaatcgaatattattattattattatcataatattaaaatgtgataatatttaattctgACTGGAATTGAATGAATCGCCTGGAGAATAACGAATGATAGTGGTGGTAGGTAGGTAGTTTTCAGTTGGCGGTTCGGACCCTTTCTCTGGGACCAAGTAACCTCTCATTGGTGGACTATTTTTCATGgcgttaattattttgtttcctaatATAATGAATGCGTGCCACttgtattttaataatatttatatattattgtcaGAATTATTCATGGAAGCATCAACCACCAAAAGTACCTTCTGGGATTGGGTAGGAAGATTCGGTATAAATGAAAATCACATGTATTTGAAGGTGTAGTAAAAATTAGTACAGTATTTTATTGTACAAATACATAAGTAGAAGTGATGAGGTTACAAATAAACTTAGACCTAAATCTAGGTAgtttagatttgaaaattaatttaattttgatttaattttgtttgaatttatttagtcaaatttgaatagacatgtcattaaataaattaattatattttaaacagagtttaatttagttcagttaattgatcaaatagatattttaatttagtttgaatttaaattttatttcaattcaaattatatcattaaaataatattgtttagttattattaaaagaaaataaaattattttataattattatataaaataatactttttttaatatggCATGAACTTAgattataaatctaaattataaattcaaaactaaattaaacttaatttatctttaattttgattcaagaGCCCAAATcatctaatttttcaattaaattacacCTGAATTAGATTTATCAGACTTCATCCATTTATATCCACTCTTAACGGCAAGATGGAGCcgaaaaaattctaaaatttctgAAAGATTTACACGTGtcaaatgtgtgtgtgtgtgtgtgttaaaTTAACGTGCCAAACTGGCTAGTTTTGTGCGGTGGGTTGGTAGGTTAGCGTGGCTACTATTACTACAGAGAAGGGTGCGTGAGGTGTCGGTTTCATGTTCGGTCAAGTGGTTGGTATGGGCCGCGATGTTGTACCTGTTAAAAAATCTCCTCTTTTAACTAATCATGTAATGCCACGTGTATGGTCAAAATCCTATTAATTTCCTTTCGTTAATAcgagaataaaataaaaactgaaCGGCCATTGGAAGCAACGAAAATTGACAAAAAGATGTGCATGGTTGATATTAAATCCCAAAGGAGAAGCATTCAATTCAAAGGACAGCCTTTCTTTGACCTTCTCAATGCTTGAAAGCTTCAAAGTTAACGACGACCATCCATCGAATACACGACAAATATGTGTTCTcgtacataaaaatattttaatataaaaattgtgcATGCTTAATGTACAAGGAAGGAGGAACTCAAATGAAAGTACAATATCTGGCAACTAGACTTTGGAGGGGTTTAAATCAAATGGAATGTCAATAACAgtgaatttaaacttagtttaaatctaaattaattaatttaaaatttaatttaattcacttgaattaattgtttaataacATTAGAGAAAAaggttgttaaaaaatatataatttcggagaataagaaaaattgtcAATAAAACGAGATTGGGTGTAACAATACTGGTAAGACATTGATCTCAAGGTAGCTCAGATTCCATTCACCCATATTGATAGTCagattataaaatgaatttttttataattatgaatttgaatgaacaattatacaaatataaattgtGTTCATCTAagatttattgtaattaaaaaaagtaaagaacTAAGTGCAAGGTTTGATTTGATCTCAGTTATTTGAActcaaatgaaataaattaaatttgagttaagaaTTGTACTCGTTTTCATTAAACGAGTAgagttaaattgattaaaatatttaagttcaaatcaatttaaattgatttcaaacctaaacttatttagatttttagttGATTATTTAGATTTGAACCAATATTGAGTTAGGGGTTGTTCGAGTTATGCTAGAATAAAATCCAATTAGATTGAGTGAGACTTTTAAAAACACTCAAAACTAAGGCCTCAGTGGTCTGCCCACAAAAAAGATGGAAGCCCAACATTCAGCCCAATGCCAAGCCCAATAGGAAATTCAAAAGCAGACCGAAACAAGATCATAAGACAACCTAAACAAGAGCGCAGCGCGCCACCTCTCTTGTTCTCTTCATTCGCCTCCCACAACGCTGTCTACTCTATCGTTCTTCAGGTTAGTCCCCGCGTATATATTCACTGCAAATATCTAAAGATAATGTCAATTCACAGTTATATGTTTGTCAAAGTTGGTTGCTTTAACTGAATGTCAAAGCTGACAAGTAAAAAGTGGGatgcttttttcctttattgaGTTGCTTGAACCACGGGAAGGGTTAtacttatttagtttatatgtttgtgcttatttagtttattattataattcagGATTATGGCGTCGTCAAATATTAGAGATATTTTAACTTCATTCAGTCCTTCTTTGGACTATTTTGCCATATGTGCTGGAGATGCTCGAATCAAGGtacttattataattttttttcttttttattgtttgtttgtttgctttttgTTAGATAATGGTCGGGTTTGAGTAACTTTTGATTTTGCTTTGGCTGTTACTAGATATGGGATACTTTGAAGGGCCAGGTCCAAACTGAATTTGCAGACATCGCATCAACTGAAATGTCTAGTTTGTACGCTAATAAACCGGAAAGAGGACATCTTTCCGTTGATTATACATGTATGAAGTGGCTGGCTTTGGACAGAAAGgttgatttcaatgaaaatgatgattttcttTGTGCttgtatattttatctttatttttggaagtaattttttgtaaaaactGGTCATGATTgcagaaaaaaagaaagcttgGGAGTTCCTTGTTAGTGTTAGGAACTGGTAGTGGGAGTGTTTTAGCTCTTGATGTGGCTGCTGGTCAGTTAAAATGGAGAATAAGCGACTGTCATCCTGGGTGAGTTACTTGTTGAACCAATTATTAATCGATAACGGTGGGTGGGTTGGCTGTAAATATTGGCTCTAGATATTTATAGTGGCTTCAAAGGGGTTTGAAAATCTTTCAAGACTTGAAATTTCATGGGAATTTTGTGAACTAGACATGTAGGGAAAATGAAGAGTTCTTGTTGAACCACCATCAAGTATCACAATGcacttatttgtttttaaaagttaatttaattgtGACATGTAGGTAAAGTGAAGACTTCTTGTTGAATCACCATCAAGTGTTGCAAAGcactttttttttatggaaaaagGTTAATTTTCTTGTGAGCTAGGAAGAGGCTACAGGGTCCTGtgttttttgcatttttttaaactgGATGCCACGTGTAGTTGATAATGCTATGTCAAGTCTGATTTCCTAGCCAGAAAGGGACAATGTTAGTGGATGTATGTCATGTATGTAATCTTAACATGTATTtttagatctcttcatcaatcTCATTTTGTTTTCCTGTTCTATCTCATGCACAGGGGTGTTAGTGCTGTTTCCTTTGCTGCCCATGGTTCATGCATTTACAGTGCGGGTGCTGATGGAATGATTTGTGAGATTGATTCACTGACAGGAAATCTGTTAGAGAAGTTCAGGGCTTCCACAAAGGGAATATCTTGTATGGCTGTTTCTCCTGGTATGTATCCTTCATGGTTTTTGCTGTGTTATTTCTTTATGTCCACATTGTTTTTTCATGCCTTGGGATTGTTTCTCTGGCTGAATTAATTATCTTGGGGAGCATCCTGTCCAGAATTATGGAGTTCTGCAATTGGAGGTGTTGTCTGTTATATATGTAATTGAATCAAAAAATAATGTCTCAGTTTGAGCCATAGTAAGGTGCTGGCTAATGCTCAAGTTTTAGAGATGCCATCTGGGCCTCTTTGAGGCCACTTCAGAcaaatatttgttaatgttAGAGTGAAAAAACACACCAGCAAAGTAGAAGGAATTTGGTTGTGTAGAGATTTGATTGTTTGAAAACTGTTGCTGGGATTCCATGGGAGAAATATTAGAGTTAACTTTGCATTACCCCTGGAATTTTAAATAGTTGGAGAGAAactttctttaataatatttttaagctCACTGGTTTCTGCTCCCTATTTTTATGAGTTTCACTCAGTCACGTtggtttttccctttttttttaatgatgccATTTTACTTGGTGGCTGGTTCTCGATGGCAGATGGCAAGATGTTAGCTACTGCTGCTGGACAATTGAAGACTTTTAACTGTTCTGACCACAAAAAGACACAGAAGTTTTCTGGCCATCCtgtgagttaaatttgaattttgtgttttgtttattcaattttatagtGTTTTTTGGTCTGCATCTCATCATGCTTTTTCTGTTTATGctcttattaaaataattttttatactatatTTTATAGGGAGCAGTTCGCTTTATGATGTTTACTGAAGATGGGAAATATATCCTCTCATCTGCTGTTGGAGAAAGATATATTGCACTCTGGAGAACTGATGGTGGAAAAAAACAGTCAGCTAGCTGTGTTCTTTCGATGGAACACCCAGCTGTTTTCATTGATGGCAAGTGCATTGATAGTGGGGAAGTTGATGATGCAGGTCTATATGTTTTGGCTATCTCAGAAACTGGTGTTTGCTATTTTTGGTATGGTCATAATATTGATGAGTTACGCAATACCAAGGccacaaaaatttcaatttcctctGAAGATATTCTCTCTCAAAATCAGAAAGGTGCATTTCCTGCAATTTTTGCTGCAAAATTACAAGGCATTGCCAAGCCAGCTTCTGCACATGCATTTGTTGCACATGGCTTGCTAGTGAAGCCATCATTTCAGAAGATTGTAGTGCATTCTGGGACAGATTTAAGTTTGCATGGTTCTCAGGATGGTGTTCTCCTGCCAATGAGCCAGTCTGTCATCAAATCTAAGAAGGGGCTAGATGTACGGAATAGAGGTAAGGCCTGACCATGAGTAATCTTTTCACATCTCTGCTCACTTTCTAGATCACATGGTTCAAGATTTTGACCATTGTCAACCTTTTTCTATAAACCATAAAACCCTCTACTTAtcagaaaaataaggaaaaataatcaatttttttcattactttttagtttttttaatgtcaatgtgatgttgaattatttatacttgAATCCATCTAGTTTGACAAACTGTCTTCTGTTGGATGTACATTTTGGACTACTTT contains:
- the LOC123221931 gene encoding WD repeat-containing protein 43, translated to MASSNIRDILTSFSPSLDYFAICAGDARIKIWDTLKGQVQTEFADIASTEMSSLYANKPERGHLSVDYTCMKWLALDRKKKRKLGSSLLVLGTGSGSVLALDVAAGQLKWRISDCHPGGVSAVSFAAHGSCIYSAGADGMICEIDSLTGNLLEKFRASTKGISCMAVSPDGKMLATAAGQLKTFNCSDHKKTQKFSGHPGAVRFMMFTEDGKYILSSAVGERYIALWRTDGGKKQSASCVLSMEHPAVFIDGKCIDSGEVDDAGLYVLAISETGVCYFWYGHNIDELRNTKATKISISSEDILSQNQKGAFPAIFAAKLQGIAKPASAHAFVAHGLLVKPSFQKIVVHSGTDLSLHGSQDGVLLPMSQSVIKSKKGLDVRNRVTALDRAYAEDAVLPLPKILDVHEKKNRHQTLITDPGEVMADSLDSKSQPKFVESKGDTVEMETESEIICMEDRLRSLGILSGKDDPRLNLALKSTLFNGIDLESNIPEKKMRVAVLSMSPSNACELLEVLVNMWQSRSDRGKHILQWIYSILVNHSHHVLSQKSLNPMINSLYKITKSREASFQPLLQLSGRLQLIMAQIDKATGDKSQILAHDDRIDESEDEDEDVEELLYGELDNESQISRSSDEDD